TTACACTTTGACCTATCCTTTCACTGATTTTTTAATCTACTTCAGGTCAAGAAGGAGCAGTGGCAAGGCTACAAATGCCCAGCGAGTGAACAACACTACTCAGACGACTCTGAAACACAAGGAGACCTAGAGCCCTCACAGCTAGAGCTCTCAGGTCTCTCCGAAGCTTGCAACAAACTCTGGGAGCTCGACTCGAACCGCCTCGTCCCCGGAAACGATTACCAGATCGACTGCGGAGATGGGAAAAGAGTCCACGAGAGATCAGACATGGCTGAAGGGTTACTCTTCTCTTGGGTGAGCGACGAGGTCTTCAGAAAACCGACGTTCGCTAGGTTCTGCTCGTTGCTCGACAACTACAACCCGCACGAAGGTTACAAAGAAGTTGTCACCGAAGAAGAGAGGCAAGAACAGGCGGCTTTCATCGAAGAGATCAGCAGAACCGCTGTTGTTAAGTACCTTCACAAGTACCTTGCGATCAAGGACGTTGCTCCTGGGAGCTACCAAGAGTTCAAGAGAATGCTGACGAGTCTCTGGTTCGATCTCTATGGACGTGGAGGCACCTCTGGCTCCTCTTCTGCCTTTGAACATGTCTTTGTAGGTGAGATCAAACAGTGTGGTGGAGAACAAGTCTCTGGCTTCCATAACTGGCTTCAGTTCTACCTAGAAGAAGCCAAAGGATCAGTTGATTACCAAGGGTATATATTCCCCCGTCGTCGTGGTGAAATTGTAAGTATTATTATCTGTTCTTTCATTATAAACACTTGGAAACATGAACTGAGATATTATTAATGATGCAGCCTGATTCAGAAACTCAGCTGCTAACGATCCAGTTCGAGTGGAACGGTGTTTTGAAGTCAGTGTCAAGTACACTAGTTGGAGTAAGTCCAGAGTTCGAGTTGGCTCTGTACACGATGTGTTTCTTCATGGGAAGGGAAGACAACCACATTCAGTTGGGTCCATACAGTGTCAATGTCAAATGCTACCGACTTGGCAACAACCGTATTGGCTCAGCTTTCCCCATTGCAGAATCTTGAtaacctctctctctttcttgatGGGTGGGGGTCCTTaatcaaaaaaaacattacaaaataTCTATGCACTGAGCAGTACTctattgaattattattattgttgtcAGAGATCTTTCTGTCTACATGTTAGACTTATAGAAATATCTCTTGCTTTTATATCTCCTTGGATATTTATGTGAAACAATGTTTTGTACTTTTATGAAAATGATTCAACATAAGAAGAGATGGGGGAGAAAATATCTTGTAAAAGACAAACTCTTCAACTTTATGTATCTATTGGATGATCACTTATTACATTTCACAAAGCAGAAAAATATCTTAGGACAGTGACAAACTATGAAGCTTAACATTTAAGGTTCTGACTTGTTTAGTTTGTTTCACTGACTCAACTTATGATCATACTCTTTGAGCATTTGAGCTAACCACAAAACTATATCACTGTATCTGTTTGTTTCACAACTAATGACAAGACAGAGAAGGCTAACCAGATCAGATGTCGGCTAAATTAAATAAGATGAAGTAGTAAAGACTAGAGATGGAAGTCAGAAACTGTATATGTATAGTAAGTAAAActtaaagagaaagaaaagaagtgGCGGAGGAGGGTAAGCAAGTAAGTACGTGGGGAGAAGATATCAACTCACTACTAACTTTGGATTTTTGCTGATGTGTGTGTGAACTGGTCCATACACGCTTTGTACTTTTTCCACCAACGGTCCATAATAAAGCTTAAACCCTTCCATGGAcatgaaaaatatcaaagagaaaaaaggtttttgtttatttcccaCAAAAGAAAAATCTCTGAAAATGACAATGAGATTCTTCCCTCGAAAGACAACTCAACATCTTCCCATTGTTTCAACAATATAACTCGGCAGAAATCACAATCATGATTTTCCTACAATGGATACTGTAGAGTTTTGAAACAAAAGAGTCACAATAAAGCGTGTGCCTAATGCAATTTCCTAGACCATAGATAATGGCACACCATTCATGTATCATTGTTAACCAAACAAAGAGCTACTACGATATATGGTCTTTGAATTATTAACATAAGGAATCATGGGGAAGTTACACCTTAGCATTTTTGTTTCTAACTGCAAGATTACCAACGAGCGTCCCTGTTTGAGTCAATGTTCAATGTAGTCCCCGCCTTACAACACCCTCCATGGACCTTGTGAATAAAAAGCGCAAGCCAAAGAAGAAAAGGTGCCACCAAAGTGATAAGGATCAGTTTCGAccattcaaaaaaattaatggtgGGAATTTGAAACGAGAGAAGCAACTTGCCCTCAGAAGGAATCAAACGCTCAGGTACTCCTGCCCGAAAAAAAAGAGCTGAGATACTCCTGCCCGAAACTGCCCGGATTTAGAAAttcatttatctttatttttacacgaaaatttataaaaagacaaCGAAACCAAGAGAAACTTCTATAATTACAACTCTACCTAGGACTATCCAAACCCGGGCCCAGAACCGACCCAAACAAATCGGATATCCACTTCCAGAAATTGAATTCCCTAATACGTTTCCCCTCTCTCCCCATATTGGTTGATTGAAAAGACACCGTCTCTCACTAAAAGTAACTCAATTCGACTTATCTGAAAACCCTACTCAATTCGAATCCTCAATCGACaatcaaaaacacaaatcatgatgaatccagACGTTACGAAGGCAAAAGAAGACGGCTCGAGTAGTGTAGTAGGAGATGAAGCAAACCCAAGGATTATCGAGAAACCTGTCGGCCTCCCAGGAACCGACCAAAGTCCCAGAGATGCAAATGAAAGCGAAGACAATGCCAGTGGAAATGGAAAAGGGGAAGAGGAAGAATCAAGTAAGAAAAATGAAGGGGAGGAATCAAGAGAAGTagacgaaggagaaaaagagaaggaagtcgtagacgaaggagaaaaagagaaggaagcCGGGGACgaaggagatgaagagaaggaagtcggagacgaaggagaaaaagagaaggaagtcgGAGACGAAATAGAGCCCCGAAGAAACGAcgaagaagctgatgaaaggGAGATAATTCTATTTGGACGACATCATGAAACTGAGTCGCATGCAGATGATTCGGTAAgtattgaaattgaaaacttTTACATAGATGATTTGAAAGATTAGATAAGTGTGGAAAACTAAGTGGAATTTAGAGTTAGTGATTGATGAACTAAGTCGAAGTTTGTGAAACTATATGTTGATGGTTGTAAGATGTCGTACGTGATCCGGTTCTCACTTGAGTGCAGGTTGTAGATGACGAAGAAAAGGGCATGCTACCGAAACTACACTTTCCTTCAAGCCAATATCAAAAGTCTTTAAAGCTTTCAGGAAAATGTTACATTGACTCGGCGATAAGAACTATTCAAACGATCCTGAAAGCGAAGGAGGTGGAATGGTTCATAGAGCACCCACAATTCCAGCATTTCTTCCATATTAAAAACCGAAAGCAGAAGTGGATGGGAATGTGGGTTCTCGTTTTGCGATCAGCTTGTGTTGCGAAGAAGCATGAGTTATGGTTTGTCGTTAATGGCGTCGCAATCCGATATTCTCTCAGAGAATTAGGACTCATTTCTGGACTATACTGCCATGAGTATCCCCCCAACCATGAGAGGTTGGGTGGTACAACATTCATGAACAAGTATTTTGGAGGAAAAAGGGTAACATACGCTGACCTGGAGAAGCAGATGTTGGCGATGAAATCAAAGCCATCTGAGGATCGTAAGAAGATGGCCGTTCTGTTCTTCTTAGCCAGCATCCTTGTCGGAGGCCGAAAGAGTGGTGAGGGAGCATCACCTGTGGACAGTTTCTTCCTGAGTGTTGTTGATGACCTAGATGCGTGTGTAACGTTCCCTTGGGGGCGGTATGCATTCGAACATAACTTGAAGGATGTCTCTACCTTTTTGGAAAAATGCGACGGGCTTGCGCCGACGAGTTGGGTTTTTACAAGCTTTCCTATCCCTCTGGAGGTATTCTCAAGCTCTCTTCAACATAGTTGTTTAATTGATGTTAATGTCTTTTTGTTGTGTGTTGGTAGTTGTTGGCCTTTGAGGCAATTCCAAGCTTGAGGAACCATTTCCGAGAAGATGTGAATGGTGCAAATAGTAGTTGCCCGCGGATGTGCAAGATGCAGTACAAACGGAAAAGTGGAACCAAGGAATTCAGTCTGAAAGCTGTGAACGATAAACTTGGTAATAATACAAAGGTAATTGATGTTTTATGTGGAGTCGAATTGAGGAGAAGGGACTTATGAGACTTATGAAAACTTGGTGAAACTAAGGTAATtagtatttttgtgtttttaccACAGGATATTGAGAGTATCTTGGTAGCAACAGCAGCTGAGGAGGAACTTCTGGAAACCATAGGAATGGAGAAGGAGAGTTGTTGGGCCGATGACGCCGATGATGCAGCAGTTGATGGTTGGACGAAGATAATACGGAAAGGGAAGAAACAAGTTTTCTTTGAAGAACAGTTCCGCATGGATTTAGAGTCTCGCACAGGTCAGATTGAAGGTCCCACCAATCCTATCGGAGGACCATCGAATAATGCACAATCTGGTCAGGCTAATGCTGATTCGGTGGAGGTTAGTGGAACTACTCCTGGAGCTGAGGCTTTAAAAGCTATGGAAGGTCGGCTTATGAATGCAGTCAGAGATGCAGTTCGAGATGCTATGAAGGGAGTGAATGAAAAAGTCACTTTATTGTCTACGCAGCTAGGTCTGCTAGAAGAGGAAGTGAAAAGTCTTAGGTTGAGTGTTCCCGGAAGTGACAATCCGGCGGTCCaagatgatggtgatggtgagTCGGAAGAAGAGGATGGTAGTGACAATAACGAGCCGGAGGAAGAGGATGGTGGTGACAATAACGAGCCGGAGGAAGAGGATGGTGGTGACAATAACGAGCCGGAGGAAGAGGACAATAATGTTGAAGATGCCATTCTCGAAATTTCAAAGGATGTACAGAGGGAATATGGTGAGGTTGacttggatgatgatgatgcggaGATGTATGCACATGCTGCGGAGgtcgaaaaaaaattaatgtctGTAAACACGAAAAAAAAGAGGTCGAGAAAAGATGATGGGAAAGAAACAGTTCCTGTGAAAAAGGTTAAGTTGGTTGGTGAAACTGTGAGGAGTCCCATTCAGCTAAGAAGCAAGGCAGCAGCGAAGGAGGCAGAAGCTGAGAAGGAGGCAGCAGTTAAGGCAGCAGGTAAGAAGAAGGCAGCAGCTAAGAAGAAGGCAGCAGCTAAGGCAGCAGGTAAGAAGAAGGCAGCAGGTAAGAAGAAGGCGGCGGCTAAGAAGAAGccgaagacaaaaaaaaagtag
The window above is part of the Raphanus sativus cultivar WK10039 unplaced genomic scaffold, ASM80110v3 Scaffold1495, whole genome shotgun sequence genome. Proteins encoded here:
- the LOC108832604 gene encoding uncharacterized protein LOC108832604, translating into MEGLIKGLADVAFGGDERRDGDDQRDERPRSTWANVVSGEDDDHNRAGGSVSSPHGRRQNPEENQWEKKGERMSTRHSHQEENENAAQVTEQQDSSESQKEDNDGWETVGKKKPSRQSHKVKKEQWQGYKCPASEQHYSDDSETQGDLEPSQLELSGLSEACNKLWELDSNRLVPGNDYQIDCGDGKRVHERSDMAEGLLFSWVSDEVFRKPTFARFCSLLDNYNPHEGYKEVVTEEERQEQAAFIEEISRTAVVKYLHKYLAIKDVAPGSYQEFKRMLTSLWFDLYGRGGTSGSSSAFEHVFVGEIKQCGGEQVSGFHNWLQFYLEEAKGSVDYQGYIFPRRRGEIPDSETQLLTIQFEWNGVLKSVSSTLVGVSPEFELALYTMCFFMGREDNHIQLGPYSVNVKCYRLGNNRIGSAFPIAES